A portion of the Bacteroides faecium genome contains these proteins:
- a CDS encoding flavin reductase family protein — MKQDWKPGTMIYPLPAVLVSCGKEESEYNIITVAWTGTICTNPPMCYISVRPERHSYEIIKRNMEFVINLTTKDMAFATDWCGVRSGRDYHKFEKMKLTPGRCTVVNAPLIEESPLCIECRVKEIVSLGSHDMFIADVVNVRADDRNLNPETGKLELAEANPLVYVHGGYYDLGEKIGKFGWSVEKKKT, encoded by the coding sequence TTGAAACAGGACTGGAAACCAGGAACGATGATTTATCCGCTGCCGGCTGTACTAGTCAGCTGCGGAAAAGAAGAAAGTGAATATAACATTATCACTGTGGCATGGACGGGTACGATTTGCACAAACCCGCCCATGTGCTATATATCCGTACGACCGGAACGACATTCTTATGAGATTATCAAACGGAATATGGAATTCGTTATCAATCTGACAACTAAAGACATGGCTTTTGCCACCGACTGGTGCGGGGTTCGTTCGGGACGCGATTATCATAAATTCGAAAAGATGAAACTCACTCCGGGACGATGTACTGTGGTCAACGCACCACTGATCGAGGAGTCTCCCCTTTGCATCGAATGTCGTGTGAAGGAAATTGTTTCTCTCGGTTCGCATGATATGTTCATAGCAGACGTGGTGAATGTACGCGCCGACGACCGGAATCTGAATCCCGAAACCGGAAAACTTGAACTGGCGGAAGCTAATCCGTTGGTATACGTACATGGCGGGTATTATGATTTGGGAGAGAAAATCGGTAAGTTCGGCTGGAGTGTAGAAAAGAAAAAGACATAA
- a CDS encoding UpxY family transcription antiterminator, whose protein sequence is MILTKPKSISAGPSNGTGEGVAHSKRWYVACVRMHHEKRVSELLEKVGIENFVPVQQEIHQWSDRRKMVQSVLLPMMVFVHADAKERKEVLSFSTVSRYLVMRGESSPTVIPDEQMARFRFMLDYSEDVISMNSAPLARGEKVRVIKGPLTGLIGELVNVEGKSKIAVRLNMLGCACADMPMGYVEPVKL, encoded by the coding sequence ATGATTTTAACAAAGCCAAAATCGATTAGTGCTGGGCCTAGTAATGGGACAGGGGAAGGCGTAGCACACTCTAAACGCTGGTATGTCGCTTGTGTTCGAATGCATCATGAAAAGAGAGTTTCTGAACTCTTAGAAAAAGTCGGAATCGAGAATTTTGTTCCTGTTCAACAAGAAATTCATCAATGGAGTGACCGGCGTAAGATGGTCCAATCCGTGTTGCTTCCAATGATGGTATTTGTACATGCTGATGCAAAAGAACGTAAAGAAGTTCTTTCCTTTTCTACAGTAAGTCGGTATCTGGTAATGCGTGGCGAGAGTAGTCCGACTGTAATTCCTGATGAGCAGATGGCTCGTTTCCGCTTTATGCTTGATTATTCAGAAGATGTCATATCCATGAACAGTGCTCCCTTGGCACGTGGCGAAAAGGTTCGCGTCATCAAAGGTCCTCTAACGGGACTTATAGGTGAACTGGTTAATGTAGAAGGTAAAAGCAAGATTGCCGTTCGGCTTAATATGCTTGGATGTGCTTGTGCTGACATGCCGATGGGGTATGTAGAACCGGTGAAACTTTGA
- a CDS encoding SH3 beta-barrel fold-containing protein — protein MRRIKKRSDDCMSIWKKRIAAEKGISEVSAEKIVLKCMELVKRMLYGNVMIAFQKQDGTFCLEKGTLVGYEKFFHREFKFTVKQESVIYWSEEQHGWRRFRISNLMEWKAIV, from the coding sequence ATGAGAAGGATAAAAAAAAGGTCTGACGACTGCATGTCAATATGGAAAAAACGTATTGCCGCTGAAAAAGGAATTTCGGAAGTTAGTGCGGAAAAGATTGTACTGAAGTGCATGGAACTGGTTAAACGCATGTTGTATGGAAATGTAATGATAGCTTTTCAGAAACAGGACGGAACATTCTGTTTGGAAAAAGGCACTCTGGTGGGATACGAAAAATTCTTTCATAGGGAGTTCAAGTTCACAGTAAAGCAGGAGTCGGTCATCTATTGGAGTGAGGAACAACACGGATGGAGAAGATTCAGAATCAGCAACCTGATGGAATGGAAAGCAATCGTTTAA
- a CDS encoding DUF4373 domain-containing protein, translating into MSMINKGISYFPTPANFFDEEVMELLEAKFGVLASYIVLRLLCKIYKEGYYISWGKEQSLIFVRKVGGGINKEMMEKIMELLLEKGFFHKETYEQYGVLTSERIQEVWFEATTRRKIDFSQLPYILENKKKKGKRKDDVNEENADISSTQEDANPENEDISGQTKLKQTKLNLEEEEISDASFEIPGYAYNQATHNMNGLIESLERHKVTNPKERQTILRLSDYGRKGTQVWKLLSNTSWNKIGAPGKYIIAALAGGRKQAG; encoded by the coding sequence ATGAGTATGATTAACAAAGGGATATCTTATTTCCCTACACCGGCTAACTTTTTCGATGAAGAAGTTATGGAATTGTTGGAAGCGAAATTTGGCGTTTTAGCTTCTTATATCGTTCTGCGATTGCTTTGCAAAATCTATAAAGAGGGATATTACATCTCCTGGGGAAAAGAACAAAGCTTGATTTTCGTCCGTAAAGTGGGCGGCGGGATTAATAAGGAAATGATGGAAAAGATTATGGAACTATTATTGGAAAAGGGATTTTTCCACAAGGAAACTTACGAGCAATACGGTGTCCTTACCTCGGAACGGATTCAGGAAGTGTGGTTTGAAGCAACCACGCGACGAAAAATAGATTTCTCCCAATTACCTTATATATTAGAAAACAAAAAGAAAAAAGGTAAACGGAAAGATGACGTGAATGAAGAAAATGCAGACATTTCTTCAACTCAAGAGGACGCGAATCCGGAAAATGAAGACATTTCCGGACAAACTAAACTAAAGCAAACTAAACTAAATCTTGAGGAAGAAGAAATAAGCGATGCTTCGTTTGAAATTCCGGGGTATGCCTACAATCAGGCTACACACAACATGAACGGGCTGATAGAAAGCCTGGAACGCCACAAAGTGACGAATCCGAAGGAGAGGCAGACGATTCTCCGGCTGTCGGATTACGGGAGGAAAGGTACTCAGGTGTGGAAACTGCTTTCCAATACGTCCTGGAACAAGATCGGGGCGCCGGGGAAATATATCATTGCGGCATTAGCCGGCGGACGGAAACAAGCCGGCTGA
- a CDS encoding tyrosine-type DNA invertase cluster 3b — MTSKNGFNRCGELYIDRLREEGRHSTAHVYKNALFSFSKFCGIYGVSFRQVTRERLRRYGQYLYECGLKPNTISTYMRMLRSIYNRGVEAGSAPYVPLLFHDVYTGVDVRQKKALPVAELNKLLYADPKSERLRRTQAIATLLFQFCGMSFADLAHLEKSSLDSNVLRYNRIKTKTSMSVEVLDSAIEIINQLRNNQDSQSDCPNYLFDILRGDKKRKDAAAYREYQSALRRFNNSLKELARALRLKSPVTSYTLRHSWATTAKYRGVPIEMISESLGHKSIKTTQIYLKGFGLEERTKVNKGNLSYVKNYCASR, encoded by the coding sequence ATGACAAGTAAAAATGGATTTAACCGGTGTGGAGAACTCTACATCGATCGTTTGCGAGAAGAGGGCCGCCACTCTACGGCGCATGTTTACAAGAACGCCCTCTTTTCTTTCAGCAAGTTCTGCGGCATATACGGTGTGTCGTTCAGGCAAGTCACCCGTGAGCGTTTACGACGCTACGGGCAGTATCTTTACGAGTGTGGGTTGAAGCCCAATACGATTTCTACGTATATGCGTATGCTTCGTAGCATTTACAATCGGGGAGTGGAAGCGGGCAGTGCCCCTTATGTGCCGCTATTGTTTCATGATGTTTATACGGGAGTTGATGTCCGGCAGAAAAAAGCTTTGCCTGTTGCCGAACTGAACAAACTTTTGTATGCGGATCCGAAGTCGGAACGTTTACGCCGTACGCAAGCCATTGCCACCCTGTTGTTCCAGTTTTGCGGAATGTCGTTCGCCGACTTGGCTCATCTGGAGAAATCGTCTTTAGACAGTAATGTGCTTCGATACAATCGTATCAAGACAAAAACGTCCATGAGCGTGGAAGTGCTGGACAGTGCCATAGAAATAATTAACCAGCTTCGGAACAACCAGGATTCGCAATCAGATTGCCCTAATTATCTTTTCGATATTCTCCGTGGTGATAAAAAGCGGAAGGATGCAGCAGCTTACCGGGAATATCAGTCCGCTCTCCGTCGGTTTAATAATAGCTTGAAGGAGTTGGCAAGGGCATTGCGTTTGAAGTCTCCGGTCACTTCCTACACGCTTCGCCATTCTTGGGCTACTACTGCGAAGTACCGGGGAGTCCCGATTGAAATGATTAGCGAATCATTGGGGCATAAATCTATAAAAACCACACAAATCTACTTGAAAGGCTTCGGGCTTGAAGAACGTACAAAGGTAAATAAAGGGAATTTATCTTACGTAAAGAACTACTGCGCTAGCAGATAA
- the glyA gene encoding serine hydroxymethyltransferase — protein MKRDDLIFDIIEKEHQRQLKGIELIASENFVSDQVMQAMGSCLTNKYAEGYPGKRYYGGCEVVDQSEQIAIDRLKEIFGAEWANVQPHSGAQANAAVFLAALNPGDKFMGLNLAHGGHLSHGSLVNTSGIIYTPCEYNLNQETGRVDYDQMEEVALREKPKMIIGGGSAYSREWDYKRMREIADKVGAILMIDMAHPAGLIAAGVLENPVKYAHIVTSTTHKTLRGPRGGVIMMGKDFPNPWGKKTPKGEIKMMSQLLDSAVFPGIQGGPLEHVIAAKAVAFGEILQPEFKEYAKQVQKNAAVLAQALVDRGFTIVSGGTDNHSMLVDLRSKYPDLTGKVAEKALVSADITVNKNMVPFDSRSAFQTSGIRLGTPAITTRGAKEDLMIEIAEMIETVLSNVENEEVIAQVRARVNETMKKYPLFAF, from the coding sequence ATGAAAAGAGACGACTTAATTTTCGACATCATCGAAAAAGAGCATCAACGTCAGCTGAAAGGTATCGAGCTGATTGCATCAGAAAACTTTGTGAGTGACCAGGTAATGCAGGCAATGGGTTCTTGTCTGACTAACAAGTACGCAGAAGGTTATCCAGGCAAACGCTACTATGGTGGTTGCGAAGTTGTAGACCAAAGCGAACAAATCGCTATCGACCGTCTGAAAGAAATCTTCGGAGCCGAATGGGCAAACGTACAGCCGCACTCAGGAGCGCAAGCTAACGCAGCGGTTTTCCTGGCTGCCCTGAATCCGGGCGACAAATTCATGGGATTGAATCTTGCACACGGCGGACACCTCTCTCATGGTTCACTGGTGAATACTTCGGGGATTATCTATACTCCTTGCGAATATAACCTGAATCAGGAAACAGGACGCGTTGACTACGACCAGATGGAAGAAGTCGCTCTGCGCGAGAAACCGAAAATGATTATCGGCGGTGGTTCTGCTTACTCACGCGAATGGGACTACAAGCGCATGCGCGAAATCGCTGACAAAGTAGGCGCTATCCTGATGATCGACATGGCCCACCCTGCCGGTCTGATTGCTGCCGGAGTACTCGAAAACCCGGTAAAATATGCACATATCGTCACTTCTACTACACATAAAACACTTCGCGGACCTCGTGGTGGTGTCATCATGATGGGTAAGGATTTCCCCAATCCGTGGGGTAAGAAGACTCCGAAAGGTGAAATCAAAATGATGTCTCAATTGTTGGATTCTGCCGTATTCCCCGGTATCCAAGGCGGACCGTTGGAACACGTGATTGCTGCTAAAGCAGTAGCTTTCGGCGAAATCCTGCAACCTGAATTTAAGGAATATGCAAAACAGGTACAAAAAAATGCGGCTGTACTTGCACAGGCTCTTGTAGACCGTGGCTTTACCATCGTTTCCGGTGGTACTGACAATCACTCTATGCTGGTAGACCTGCGTAGCAAATATCCTGACTTGACAGGTAAAGTGGCAGAAAAAGCATTGGTTTCTGCTGATATTACTGTTAACAAGAATATGGTTCCGTTTGACAGCCGTTCGGCTTTCCAGACTTCCGGTATCCGTCTGGGTACTCCTGCCATCACTACCCGTGGTGCTAAGGAAGACTTGATGATCGAAATTGCTGAAATGATTGAGACTGTATTGTCTAATGTAGAAAACGAAGAGGTTATTGCACAAGTACGTGCACGTGTCAATGAGACAATGAAGAAATATCCTCTTTTTGCTTTCTAA
- the pyrI gene encoding aspartate carbamoyltransferase regulatory subunit: protein MSENKQELQVAALENGTVIDHIPSEKLFTVVQLLGVEHMTSNITIGFNLESKKLGKKGIIKIADKFFCDEEINRISVVAPHVKLNIIRDYEVVEKKEVKMPDVLRGIVKCANPKCITNNEPMATLFHVIDKDNCIVKCHYCEKEQKREEITIL, encoded by the coding sequence ATGAGCGAAAATAAGCAAGAACTGCAAGTAGCTGCCCTCGAGAACGGGACAGTAATTGACCATATTCCATCCGAAAAGCTCTTTACCGTAGTACAGTTGCTCGGCGTGGAGCATATGACTAGCAATATCACTATCGGATTTAATCTCGAAAGTAAGAAGCTGGGCAAGAAAGGTATCATCAAGATTGCGGATAAGTTTTTCTGCGATGAGGAGATCAACCGTATTTCAGTGGTTGCGCCTCATGTCAAACTGAATATCATCCGTGATTACGAGGTAGTGGAAAAGAAGGAAGTGAAGATGCCGGACGTGCTTCGCGGAATCGTGAAATGCGCCAATCCGAAATGTATCACGAACAATGAGCCGATGGCTACGTTATTCCACGTGATAGACAAGGATAATTGCATCGTAAAATGCCATTATTGCGAGAAAGAACAGAAACGTGAGGAAATTACCATCCTCTGA
- a CDS encoding porin family protein, producing MNMLRKIFLLGSLSIACTAFGQNFNADRVDRPNTKKINFGIKAGFNSSMFMVSELKIKDVTIDEVQNNYKIGYFGALFMRINMKKHFIQPEVSYNVTKCEITFDKLGSQHPAIEPDYASVQSVLHSIDFPVLYGYNVVKKGPYGMSIFAGPKLRYLWGKQNEITFKNFDQKGIHEKLYPFNVSVVIGVGVNISRIFFDFRYEQGVGNISKSIVYDNINSDGSTGVSHITFRRRDSALSFSLGFIL from the coding sequence ATGAATATGCTGCGCAAAATCTTTCTTCTCGGTTCGTTATCCATAGCCTGCACGGCTTTCGGACAGAACTTTAACGCAGATAGAGTAGACCGCCCCAATACGAAGAAAATAAATTTCGGTATCAAGGCGGGATTCAACTCGTCCATGTTCATGGTATCTGAATTGAAGATTAAGGATGTGACGATTGACGAGGTGCAGAATAACTATAAAATCGGTTATTTCGGAGCACTTTTTATGCGTATCAATATGAAGAAGCACTTCATTCAGCCGGAAGTATCGTACAATGTGACTAAATGCGAGATTACTTTTGACAAGTTGGGATCGCAGCATCCTGCCATCGAGCCGGATTATGCTTCGGTGCAGTCTGTACTGCATAGTATCGACTTCCCTGTCTTGTACGGGTATAATGTGGTGAAGAAAGGGCCGTATGGGATGTCTATCTTTGCAGGTCCCAAGCTCCGCTATTTATGGGGAAAGCAGAATGAAATCACTTTCAAGAACTTCGACCAGAAAGGTATTCACGAAAAACTGTATCCGTTCAATGTCAGCGTGGTGATCGGCGTAGGTGTCAATATTTCCCGTATCTTCTTCGATTTCCGCTATGAACAGGGAGTGGGAAATATTTCCAAGTCCATTGTGTATGATAATATCAATTCCGACGGTAGTACGGGAGTCAGCCATATTACTTTCCGCCGCCGCGACAGTGCGTTAAGTTTTTCGCTGGGATTCATCCTTTAG
- a CDS encoding polysaccharide biosynthesis protein, producing the protein MEKTLKGIIQYARKNYFSYWVILGIDTVISVLCSLVAYAVIHYMAHVPMSDWMLCQFVGVSLVASVAGALLFHTYRNTIRFSQARELWRIMCAVLFKVGCLLVISFWIIYEVQLPYNYKISYLLFDGLLTLVVLTVFRVLLIIVYDSLLDWMNKKNTRILIYGIDEKSVALKLRLRDSGHYKVAGFYTYGKGNSRRRLTDLPIYYFEKESDVEYIMRKRGIRGILFARYEDTRLEENRLLEYCKSNALKTLIAPTISEADSDGNFHQWIRPIKIEDLLGRAEININLRQVAEEFRGKVVLVTGAAGSIGSELCRQLIQMGIQKLIMFDSAETPLHNVRLEFEKNFPTIDFIPVIGDVRVKERVRMVFENYHPQIVFHAAAYKHVPLMEENPCEAVLANVTGSRQVADMAVEYGAEKMIMVSTDKAVNPTNVMGCSKRLAEIYVQSLGCAIREGKVKGHTKFITTRFGNVLGSNGSVIPRFKEQIENGGPVTVTHPDIIRFFMTIPEACRLVMEAATMGEGNEIFVFEMGKAVKIVDLATRMIELAGYRPDEDIKIEFTGLRPGEKLYEEVLSDKENTIPTENQKIMIAKVRRYEYADIVDTYEEFEKLSRAVRIMDTVRLMKKVVPEFKSKNSPRFEVLDKE; encoded by the coding sequence ATGGAAAAGACATTGAAGGGCATAATACAATATGCCCGCAAAAATTATTTTAGCTATTGGGTAATTTTAGGTATTGATACGGTAATATCCGTACTATGTTCGTTGGTAGCCTATGCCGTCATTCATTATATGGCACACGTTCCAATGAGTGATTGGATGCTTTGTCAATTTGTAGGCGTCTCTTTAGTGGCAAGTGTTGCAGGTGCTTTATTATTTCACACCTATCGTAACACCATCCGTTTTTCTCAGGCGCGTGAACTTTGGCGTATTATGTGTGCTGTACTATTCAAAGTTGGATGTTTATTAGTGATTTCTTTTTGGATTATATATGAAGTTCAATTACCATACAATTATAAAATATCCTATCTTCTGTTTGATGGCTTATTAACACTGGTTGTATTGACGGTTTTTCGTGTATTGCTTATTATTGTTTATGACTCTTTGCTAGATTGGATGAATAAAAAGAATACCCGTATTCTTATTTATGGTATTGATGAAAAGAGTGTGGCTTTGAAACTTCGTCTCCGCGACAGTGGGCATTATAAAGTTGCAGGTTTCTATACCTATGGTAAAGGCAATAGCAGGCGTCGCTTGACGGATCTTCCCATTTATTACTTTGAAAAAGAATCAGATGTTGAGTATATAATGCGTAAACGGGGAATTCGTGGCATTTTGTTCGCCCGTTATGAAGATACCCGTTTGGAGGAAAACCGTCTTCTGGAATATTGTAAAAGCAATGCTCTTAAAACTCTGATTGCACCTACTATTAGTGAAGCAGATTCTGATGGGAACTTCCATCAATGGATACGTCCTATTAAGATTGAAGATTTGCTGGGACGTGCTGAAATCAATATCAATCTTCGTCAGGTCGCCGAAGAGTTCAGGGGAAAAGTAGTGTTAGTGACAGGTGCTGCTGGTAGTATTGGCAGTGAACTTTGTCGTCAATTGATACAGATGGGTATTCAGAAACTCATCATGTTTGACTCCGCCGAAACCCCTTTGCATAATGTTCGTCTCGAATTTGAAAAGAATTTTCCTACTATAGATTTTATTCCAGTGATTGGTGATGTTCGTGTGAAAGAGCGTGTACGCATGGTATTTGAAAATTACCATCCTCAAATCGTCTTTCATGCTGCTGCTTACAAACACGTCCCATTGATGGAAGAAAATCCCTGCGAAGCTGTGCTTGCCAATGTCACCGGTTCACGTCAAGTAGCTGATATGGCGGTAGAATATGGTGCAGAAAAAATGATAATGGTTTCTACTGATAAGGCTGTTAATCCTACCAATGTAATGGGGTGCTCCAAACGTCTGGCTGAAATCTATGTACAGAGTCTGGGCTGTGCCATCCGTGAGGGAAAAGTGAAGGGTCATACCAAATTTATCACCACCCGTTTCGGTAATGTATTAGGTAGTAATGGTTCTGTTATCCCGCGCTTCAAGGAACAGATAGAGAATGGCGGTCCTGTGACGGTGACTCATCCTGATATAATCCGCTTCTTTATGACTATCCCTGAGGCTTGCCGTTTGGTAATGGAAGCTGCCACAATGGGAGAAGGGAATGAGATCTTTGTCTTTGAGATGGGTAAGGCTGTGAAGATTGTAGACTTGGCTACCCGTATGATAGAACTTGCCGGTTATCGTCCGGATGAGGATATAAAGATTGAATTCACAGGCTTGCGTCCCGGTGAGAAACTTTATGAAGAGGTGCTGAGTGATAAAGAAAATACGATACCGACAGAAAATCAGAAAATTATGATAGCTAAAGTACGTCGTTATGAATATGCCGATATCGTTGACACCTATGAGGAGTTTGAGAAGTTGTCCCGTGCTGTGCGGATTATGGATACGGTCAGATTGATGAAGAAAGTAGTTCCGGAGTTCAAATCGAAGAATTCTCCGCGATTTGAGGTTCTGGATAAAGAATAA
- a CDS encoding polysaccharide biosynthesis/export family protein — MNNLFCICASRKGRVLLPCLVAILLFASCQSYKKVPYLQDVKVVEQTAQLENLYDAKIMPKDLLTIVVSCTSPELAVPFNLTVATQTNLTTSTTSQPVLQQYLVNNDGKINFPVLGELKVGGLTKKEAEQLIVEKLKPYIKETPIVTVRMVNYKISVLGEVARPGTFTISNEKVNLLEALAMAGDMTVWGLRDNVKLIREGADGKQEIITLDLNKAETIISPYYWLQQNDIVYVTPNKAKARNSDIGNSTSLWFSATSILVSLASLLVTIFR; from the coding sequence ATGAATAATTTATTTTGCATTTGCGCAAGTAGAAAGGGTAGGGTATTGCTTCCTTGCCTGGTTGCGATATTGCTGTTCGCTTCCTGTCAGTCGTATAAGAAGGTGCCTTATTTACAGGATGTAAAGGTCGTAGAGCAGACCGCTCAACTGGAAAATCTGTATGATGCGAAAATAATGCCTAAAGATCTGCTTACTATTGTAGTGTCATGTACCAGTCCGGAACTGGCAGTCCCGTTTAATTTAACAGTGGCTACTCAAACAAATTTAACAACAAGTACGACTAGCCAACCGGTATTGCAACAGTATCTGGTCAATAATGATGGTAAAATCAATTTTCCGGTATTAGGTGAGTTGAAAGTAGGTGGTTTGACCAAGAAAGAGGCAGAGCAACTGATTGTGGAAAAGTTGAAACCCTATATCAAAGAAACTCCGATAGTCACTGTCCGTATGGTAAACTATAAAATCTCCGTATTGGGTGAAGTTGCCCGTCCGGGAACTTTTACCATCAGTAACGAGAAAGTGAATCTGTTGGAAGCCCTTGCTATGGCGGGTGACATGACAGTTTGGGGGCTTCGTGACAATGTGAAATTGATTCGTGAAGGTGCTGACGGCAAACAGGAGATTATAACATTGGACTTGAATAAGGCGGAGACCATCATTTCCCCATATTACTGGCTGCAACAGAATGATATAGTATATGTGACTCCCAACAAGGCGAAAGCGCGTAACTCTGATATAGGTAACAGTACGAGCCTTTGGTTCTCTGCTACTTCCATTTTGGTATCATTGGCAAGCTTATTAGTAACAATTTTCAGATAG
- a CDS encoding DUF4119 family protein — MASKKTPKREAKTRVKNNAQNRKKSGGRCKKAEIISEEELEKRGGLTGDETALFTVYLQKFDEGDVHMKHSKKLKDLAKQIYEKEHLYVHKQGGYKLMEVSSIETELSVIRGALREQRKEKERQAKEKASNKYLQK, encoded by the coding sequence ATGGCTAGTAAAAAGACACCCAAAAGGGAAGCGAAAACAAGAGTAAAAAACAATGCCCAAAATCGGAAAAAGAGTGGCGGCAGATGTAAGAAAGCGGAAATCATCAGTGAGGAAGAACTGGAAAAAAGAGGCGGACTGACCGGAGATGAAACTGCACTTTTCACGGTATATCTCCAAAAATTTGACGAGGGAGATGTCCATATGAAGCACTCCAAAAAGCTAAAAGATTTAGCCAAACAAATTTATGAAAAAGAGCACTTGTACGTCCACAAGCAAGGTGGGTATAAGTTAATGGAAGTCAGCAGTATAGAGACAGAACTATCCGTGATCAGGGGAGCTCTCCGGGAGCAGCGGAAAGAAAAAGAAAGACAGGCTAAAGAGAAAGCTTCCAATAAGTATTTACAAAAATAA
- the pyrB gene encoding aspartate carbamoyltransferase, translating to MENRSLVTIAEHSKEKILYMLEMAKQFEMNPNRRLLQGKVVATLFFEPSTRTRLSFETAANRLGARVIGFTDPKATSSSKGETLKDTIMMVSNYADIIVMRHYLEGAARYASEVAPVPIVNAGDGANQHPSQTMLDLYSIYKTQGTLENLNIFLVGDLKYGRTVHSLLMAMRHFNPTFHFIAPEELKMPEEYKLYCKTHQIKYVEHTDFSEEIIADADILYMTRVQRERFTDLMEYERVKNVYILRNKMLENTRPNLRILHPLPRVNEIAYDVDDNPKAYYFQQAQNGLYAREAILCDVLGITLDDVKNDILL from the coding sequence ATGGAAAACAGAAGTTTAGTAACCATTGCCGAACATTCTAAAGAAAAAATCCTCTACATGCTCGAAATGGCGAAGCAGTTTGAAATGAACCCCAACCGCCGGTTATTGCAAGGAAAGGTTGTAGCAACCCTGTTCTTCGAGCCTTCCACCCGCACCCGCCTGAGTTTTGAAACAGCTGCCAACCGTCTCGGCGCACGGGTTATCGGATTCACTGACCCCAAAGCAACCAGCTCTTCGAAGGGGGAAACACTCAAAGACACGATTATGATGGTGAGCAACTATGCGGACATTATCGTCATGCGCCACTATCTCGAAGGAGCGGCACGATATGCCAGTGAAGTGGCTCCGGTGCCTATTGTCAATGCAGGAGACGGAGCCAACCAGCACCCGTCGCAGACCATGCTCGACCTCTACTCTATCTACAAGACGCAGGGTACGCTGGAGAACCTGAATATTTTCCTGGTAGGCGATTTGAAATACGGACGCACCGTACATTCACTATTGATGGCAATGCGCCACTTCAACCCCACTTTCCACTTTATCGCTCCCGAAGAGCTGAAAATGCCGGAAGAATACAAGCTCTATTGCAAGACTCACCAAATAAAATACGTTGAACATACGGACTTCTCCGAAGAGATTATCGCTGATGCCGATATTCTATATATGACCCGTGTGCAACGCGAACGTTTCACCGACCTGATGGAATATGAACGGGTGAAGAACGTGTATATCCTCCGCAATAAGATGCTGGAAAATACCCGTCCGAACCTGCGCATTTTGCACCCGCTGCCACGTGTCAACGAGATTGCATATGACGTGGATGACAACCCGAAAGCATATTACTTCCAACAGGCGCAGAACGGTCTGTATGCTCGCGAAGCAATCCTTTGCGATGTATTAGGTATCACATTAGACGACGTTAAAAACGATATTTTATTATGA